A single window of Cheilinus undulatus linkage group 12, ASM1832078v1, whole genome shotgun sequence DNA harbors:
- the ckma gene encoding creatine kinase, muscle a translates to MPFGNTHNNFKLNYKVEEEFPDLKNHNNHMAIALTKDIYGRLRDKQTPSGYTLDDVIQTGVDNPGHPFIMTVGCVAGDEESYEVFKDLLDPVISDRHGGYKPTDKHKTDLNFENLKGGDDLDPNYVLSSRVRTGRSIKGFTLPPHNSRGERRMIERLSVEALTSLDGEFKGKYYPLKSMTDAEQEQLIADHFLFDKPVSPLLTCAGMARDWPDARGIWHNDNKTFLVWVNEEDHLRVISMQKGGNMREVFRRFCVGLGKIEEIFKKHNHGFMWNEHLGYILTCPSNLGTGLRGGVHVKLPKLSTHAKFEEILKRLRLQKRGTGGVDTASVGGVFDISNADRLGSSEVEQVQLVVDGVKLMVEMEKKLEKGEAIDSMIPAQK, encoded by the exons ATGCCTTTCGGAAACACCCACAACAACTTCAAACTCAACTACAAAGTTGAGGAGGAGTTCCCTGACCTGaaaaaccacaacaaccacatgGCCATTGCCCTGACCAAGGATATCTATGGCAGGCTGAGGGACAAGCAGACCCCCAGTGGTTACACCCTGGATGACGTCATCCAGACTGGTGTGGACAACCCCG GTCACCCCTTCATCATGACTGTTGGCTGCGTCGCTGGTGATGAGGAGTCCTACGAGGTCTTCAAGGATCTGCTGGACCCCGTCATCTCCGACCGTCATGGTGGATACAAGCCCACTGACAAGCACAAGACTGACCTGAACTTCGAGAACCTGAAG GGTGGTGACGACCTGGACCCCAACTATGTCCTGTCCAGCCGTGTCCGTACTGGCCGCAGCATCAAGGGATTCACCCTGCCCCCCCACAACAGCCGTGGCGAGCGCAGAATGATCGAGAGGCTGTCCGTTGAGG CTCTGACCAGCCTGGATGGCGAGTTCAAGGGAAAGTACTACCCCCTGAAGTCCATGACTGATGCCGAGCAGGAGCAGCTGATCGCTgaccacttcctgtttgacaaGCCCGTCTCTCCCCTGCTGACCTGCGCTGGTATGGCCCGTGACTGGCCCGACGCTAGAGGCATCTG GCACAACGACAACAAGACCTTCCTGGTCTGGGTGAACGAGGAGGATCACCTGCGTGTCATCTCCATGCAGAAGGGTGGCAACATGAGGGAGGTCTTCAGGCGTTTCTGTGTCGGCCTGGGCAAG ATTGAGGAGATCTTCAAGAAGCACAACCATGGCTTCATGTGGAACGAGCATCTCGGGTACATCCTGACCTGCCCCTCCAACCTGGGAACCGGCCTGCGTGGTGGTGTCCACGTCAAGCTGCCCAAACTGAGCACACACGCCAAGTTTGAGGAGATCCTCAAAAGGCTGCGTCTGCAGAAGCGTGGCACAG GTGGTGTGGACACCGCCTCCGTTGGTGGTGTGTTCGACATCTCCAACGCTGACCGTCTGGGCTCCTCCGAGGTGGAGCAGGTCCAGCTGGTGGTTGATGGTGTCAAGCTCATGGTGGAGATGGAGAAGAAGCTGGAGAAGGGAGAGGCCATCGACAGCATGATCCCCGCCCAGAAGTAA